One Tachypleus tridentatus isolate NWPU-2018 chromosome 3, ASM421037v1, whole genome shotgun sequence DNA window includes the following coding sequences:
- the LOC143246958 gene encoding uncharacterized protein LOC143246958 has translation MNTLSALTFLALCSVSFAGLLGGFLGGFPYGGYHGGYYGGAAAVTGSSAVTHSFDNQRALNGYGYGYAGYGYPGYGYGYAGYGSPGYGYGYAGYGYPGYGYGYAGYGYPGYGYGAGYYAGLGYKFH, from the exons ATGAACACTCTG TCTGCCCTCACTTTCCTTGCCCTGTGCTCCGTGTCTTTCGCTGGCCTCTTAGGCGGCTTCCTTGGAGGTTTTCCTTACGGAGGTTACCATGGTGGTTACTATGGGGGAGCTGCAGCTGTTACTGGTAGCTCTGCCGTAACCCACAGTTTCGATAACCAACGTGCTCTTAATGGTTATGGATACGGCTACGCTGGTTACGGATACCCAGGCTATGGTTATGGTTATGCTGGCTACGGCTCTCCAGGCTATGGTTATGGTTATGCTGGCTACGGATACCCAGGCTATGGTTATGGTTATGCCGGCTACGGCTATCCAGGCTATGGTTACGGTGCTGGTTATTATGCAGGTCTTGGCTACAAGTTCCACTGA
- the LOC143246964 gene encoding uncharacterized protein LOC143246964: MKLFFALVLMTVCSVALSGYSYGYNTGTSSVNVNQDYGLPYTGHYRYHNYVRPVYYTGYRNLPYSYGLGQNYGLGYVGVGYNYVPRYYSGLSYNQGLNYYGYVQKPVGYSSYNYLY; the protein is encoded by the exons ATGAAGCTG TTCTTTGCCCTCGTCCTGATGACTGTTTGTAGCGTCGCTCTAAGTGGATATTCGTACGGCTACAACACCGGAACGTCTTCCGTCAATGTGAACCAGGATTATGGTCTACCCTACACTGGCCACTACAGATATCACAACTACGTCAGACCTGTTTACTACACTGGTTACCGCAACCTTCCCTACAGCTACGGGTTGGGACAAAATTATGGGCTGGGATATGTAGGCGTCGGCTACAACTATGTCCCACGTTACTATAGCGGTTTGAGCTATAACCAAGGGCTGAATTATTACGGTTACGTTCAAAAACCAGTAGGCTATTCATCCTATAACTACTTGTATTAG
- the LOC143246960 gene encoding uncharacterized protein LOC143246960 → MNTLTALTFLALCSVSFAGLLGGFLGGFPYGGYHGGYYGGAAAVTGSSAVTHSFDNQRALNGYGYGYGYAGYGYPGYGYGYAGYKYPGYGYGYAGYGYPGYGYGAGYYGGLGYKFH, encoded by the exons ATGAACACTCTG ACTGCCCTCACTTTCCTTGCTCTGTGCTCCGTGTCTTTCGCTGGCCTCTTAGGCGGCTTCCTTGGAGGTTTTCCTTACGGAGGTTACCATGGTGGTTACTATGGGGGAGCTGCAGCTGTTACTGGTAGCTCTGCCGTAACCCACAGTTTCGATAACCAACGTGCTCTTAATGGTTATGGTTATGGATATGGCTACGCTGGCTACGGATACCCAGGCTATGGTTATGGTTATGCTGGCTACAAATACCCAGGCTATGGTTATGGTTATGCCGGCTACGGCTATCCAGGCTATGGCTACGGTGCTGGTTATTATGGAGGTCTTGGCTACAAGTTCCACTAA